Genomic window (Dolosigranulum savutiense):
ATGACCGTTAAGAAATACCCATTTGCTATCGCTCCTTTGATGCTCTGAGAAAACAACCAATTTTTACGTCCCAAAGAGGGTATTCTCATAGCTTGCTCAGCGGAATTGTTACTAATGCTCAAACCCGCATGATCGAGTAATAAGTACAAACTCGGAAGCATCTTACGGGCATAGATAATGGCCTTGCCCAGTTTAGCCTTCGTTAGATACTGATGATGGTCTAACCATTCGGTGAACTCATCAAGCAGTGGCTTCAAGTGGGTACGATAATTTCTGGTTTTGACATA
Coding sequences:
- a CDS encoding transposase codes for the protein MYVKTRNYRTHLKPLLDEFTEWLDHHQYLTKAKLGKAIIYARKMLPSLYLLLDHAGLSISNNSAEQAMRIPSLGRKNWLFSQSIKGAIANGYFLTVIQTALANGLDPRKYLEFLIDKLANLPILNHESIEAYLPWACLPQEQCKPLLSDA